A portion of the Streptomyces kaniharaensis genome contains these proteins:
- a CDS encoding NUDIX domain-containing protein: MSDLPSISVSVKAAIIHQDRILLLSYDDSADGGCFHYNLPGGKAIEGEPLREAVVRKVHQETGLAVRAVREMFVVEYVPGQFGKDLGPQHKTQHNFLAEITDGRTTPRFSDPRDPIQVGFAWLPLAELTTVTLIPQVAPAIFAALTDTRDVLVDRAQTETTR; encoded by the coding sequence TTGAGCGATCTGCCCAGCATCAGCGTGTCGGTGAAGGCCGCGATCATCCACCAGGACCGGATCCTGCTCCTGTCCTACGACGACAGCGCGGACGGCGGCTGCTTCCACTACAACCTTCCCGGCGGTAAGGCGATCGAGGGCGAGCCGCTGCGCGAAGCGGTCGTGCGCAAGGTCCACCAGGAGACCGGCCTCGCGGTGCGGGCTGTGCGGGAGATGTTCGTCGTGGAGTACGTCCCCGGCCAGTTCGGCAAGGACCTCGGCCCGCAGCACAAGACCCAGCACAACTTCCTCGCCGAGATCACGGACGGCCGCACCACGCCCCGGTTCTCCGACCCGCGCGATCCCATCCAGGTCGGCTTCGCATGGCTGCCGCTGGCCGAGCTCACCACGGTGACCCTGATCCCGCAGGTCGCCCCCGCGATCTTCGCCGCTCTCACGGACACCCGTGACGTCCTCGTGGACCGCGCCCAGACGGAGACGACGCGATGA
- a CDS encoding NAD(P)-dependent oxidoreductase: MRAPTILVAKGAGDANALVRSLSRYDVYEFTSLDELGGAVRRAELIVIRSGVRLDADRLAAMPKLRHVIRAGSGLDGIDTAVLAARGIGLHRYPEASAPAVAEWCLAALLALARRIPLGANGLAHGDHLKTACLGTPVVSMRVAVWGAGPIGRAAAAVTERFGAEVAFAARPSITDGLRQLPAAELPGWADAHIVALPATAENTGAFGTDFLRSAAGRRPLLVVAGRLATIDTGACLEALADGGLTGLAVDPIEASDAHLFKSGPAPQNLLATPHIGAQRADVRVLLDAWVTQTASAVLGGEAAR; encoded by the coding sequence ATGAGGGCGCCCACGATCCTCGTCGCCAAGGGGGCGGGCGATGCGAACGCCCTGGTCCGCTCCCTGAGCCGGTACGACGTCTACGAGTTCACCAGCCTCGACGAGCTCGGCGGCGCCGTGCGCCGCGCGGAGCTGATCGTCATCCGCTCCGGCGTGCGGCTCGACGCGGACCGGCTGGCCGCCATGCCGAAGCTGCGGCACGTCATCCGGGCCGGCTCCGGGCTCGACGGCATCGACACCGCCGTCCTGGCCGCGCGGGGGATCGGCCTGCACCGATACCCCGAGGCGTCGGCTCCGGCCGTCGCCGAGTGGTGCCTTGCGGCGCTGCTGGCCCTGGCCCGGCGCATCCCGCTCGGCGCCAATGGCCTGGCCCACGGCGACCATCTCAAGACGGCCTGCCTGGGGACGCCGGTGGTGTCGATGCGCGTGGCCGTCTGGGGCGCCGGGCCCATCGGCCGAGCCGCGGCCGCCGTGACCGAGCGATTCGGCGCGGAGGTCGCCTTCGCCGCCCGGCCCAGCATCACCGACGGGCTGCGGCAGCTGCCCGCGGCCGAGCTACCCGGCTGGGCAGACGCCCACATCGTCGCGCTGCCCGCCACCGCGGAGAACACCGGGGCGTTCGGCACGGACTTCCTCCGCTCGGCGGCCGGGCGCCGGCCCCTGCTTGTCGTCGCTGGGCGCCTGGCCACCATCGACACGGGCGCGTGCCTGGAGGCCCTGGCCGACGGCGGCCTGACCGGCCTGGCCGTCGATCCGATCGAGGCGAGCGACGCGCACCTGTTCAAGTCCGGCCCCGCCCCGCAGAACCTGCTCGCCACCCCGCACATCGGAGCCCAGCGCGCAGACGTCCGCGTTCTCCTGGACGCCTGGGTCACCCAGACCGCCAGCGCCGTCCTGGGCGGGGAGGCGGCCCGGTGA